The Gadus chalcogrammus isolate NIFS_2021 chromosome 10, NIFS_Gcha_1.0, whole genome shotgun sequence genome contains a region encoding:
- the slc26a2 gene encoding sulfate transporter: MTLDEEPSDTEDPHHPLVLHRIKKDEEVSWRTSASRQIRGHCSCTKDKARAKLLGFFPILKWLPRYQLRDWILGDVMSGVIVGILLVPQSIAYSLLAGQEPIYGLYTSFFSAIIYAFLGTSRHISVGIFGVLCLLVGQVVERELAAAGYPSDTVLVAGGGYNTSAALLVAQGNGSLGRACDKSCYAIVVGATVTFTAGVYQLLMGLLQVGFVSVYLSDSLLSGFATGASLTILTSQLKYLLGLRVPRPQGWFTLIKTWYALLTNLADTNVCDLVTSLVCLLVLVPSKELNDRFKAKLKAPIPFELFVVIIATLASHFGRFNAEYGSGVAGAIPTGFLPPQLPDWSLIPSVAVDAFSIAVVGFAITVSLSEMFAKKHGYAVDANQEMYAIGFCNVLPSFFRCFTTSAALTKTLVKESTGCQSQVSGLVTALVLLLVLLFIAPFFYSLQKCVLAVIIVVNLRGALRKFADVPRMWLANRIDACVWLITMATSALVNTELGLVVGVLVSAFCVLGRTQRAQAVALGRSSSSGRELYEDPLAYEGLRAPPGGVAVFRYQAPVYYANQSLFKSSLFRAAGLDPVKEKARRRKLEKKKKDRSDPGKEEEAAASADVAALGRSDDAENGAAGKEGAGESDAGVAKVLMPAGKRKEETAAAGGVHSVVLDCSAVLFLDTAGVNALKEVRKDYQDVGVRLLLARCSASVLDTLERGGYSPLNADREEPVFFSIGDAVRYAQNVCNGGEDKCDTYC; encoded by the exons ATGACTCTGGATGAAGAACCCTCGGACACAGAGGATCCTCACCACCCTCTCGTTCTGCACAGGATCAAGAAAGACGAGGAGGTGTCTTGGAGAACCTCTGCGTCGCGCCAGATCCGCGGCCACTGCTCGTGCACTAAGGACAAAGCCCGGGCCAAACTCCTCGGGTTCTTCCCCATCCTAAAATGGCTGCCTCGTTACCAACTCCGAGACTGGATACTGGGCGACGTCATGTCGGGGGTGATCGTTGGTATCCTATTGGTCCCCCAGTCCATAGCCTACTCCCTATTGGCCGGGCAGGAACCCATATACGGCCTCTACACCTCCTTCTTCTCCGCCATCATCTATGCGTTTCTGGGGACGTCCCGGCACATCTCGGTGGGGATATTCGGGGTCCTGTGTCTGCTGGTCGGCCAGGTGGTGGAAAGGGAACTGGCTGCGGCCGGATACCCATCCGATACGGTCCTAGTCGCCGGTGGTGGTTACAACACCAGTGCCGCCCTGCTGGTTGCTCAGGGGAATGGCAGCCTGGGGCGAGCATGTGATAAAAGCTGCTACGCCATCGTGGTGGGTGCCACGGTTACCTTCACTGCTGGGGTCTACCAG CTGCTGATGGGTCTCCTCCAGGTGGGCTTCGTGTCCGTCTACCTGTCGGACTCCCTGCTGAGCGGCTTCGCCACGGGGGCCTCCCTCACCATCCTCACCTCCCAGCTCAAGTACCTGCTGGGGCTGAGGGTCCCACGGCCGCAGGGCTGGTTCACCCTCATCAAGACCTGGTACGCCCTGCTCACCAACCTGGCAGACACCAACGTCTGCGACCTGGTCACCAGTCTGGTCTgtctgctggtgctggtgccgTCCAAGGAGCTCAACGACCGCTTCAAGGCCAAGCTCAAG gCGCCCATCCCCTTCGAGCTCTTTGTGGTCATCATCGCCACGCTCGCCTCGCACTTCGGCCGCTTCAACGCCGAGTACGGCTCGGGCGTGGCAGGCGCCATCCCCACGGGCTTCCTGCCGCCGCAGCTCCCGGACTGGTCGCTCATCCCCAGCGTGGCGGTCGACGCCTTCTCCATCGCCGTGGTGGGCTTCGCCATCACCGTGTCGCTGTCGGAGATGTTCGCCAAGAAGCACGGCTACGCGGTGGACGCCAACCAGGAGATGTACGCCATCGGCTTCTGCAACGTCCTGCCCTCCTTCTTCCGCTGCTTCACCACCAGCGCCGCGCTCACCAAGACGCTGGTGAAGGAGTCCACGGGCTGCCAGAGCCAGGTCTCCGGGCTGGTCACCGCCctcgtgctgctgctggtgctgctgttcATCGCACCGTTCTTCTACTCCCTGCAGAA gtgcgTCCTGGCCGTCATCATCGTGGTCAACCTCCGCGGCGCCCTGCGCAAGTTCGCCGACGTCCCGCGCATGTGGCTCGCCAACCGCATCGACGCGTGCGTCTGGCTCATCACCATGGCGACCTCGGCGCTGGTCAACACCGAGCTCGGCCTGGTGGTCGGCGTGCTGGTGTCGGCGTTCTGCGTGCTGGGGCGCACCCAGCGGGCGCAGGCGGTCGCCCTGGGCCGGTCGTCGTCGTCGGGCCGCGAGCTGTACGAGGACCCGCTGGCGTACGAGGGGCTGCGGGCGCCCCCCGGCGGGGTGGCGGTGTTCCGGTACCAGGCGCCCGTCTACTACGCCAACCAGAGCCTCTTCAAGAGCAGCCTGTTCCGCGCCGCCGGCCTCGACCCCGTCAAGGAGAAGGCTCGCCGCCGCAagctggagaagaagaagaaggacaggAGCGACCCGggaaaggaggaagaggcggcggCGAGCGCGGACGTCGCCGCCCTGGGGAGGTCCGACGACGCGGAGAACGGAGCGGCGGGTAAAGAGGGCGCGGGGGAGTCGGATGCCGGCGTGGCGAAGGTCTTGATGCCCGCGGGGAAGCGGAAGGAGGAGACGGCGGCGGCCGGTGGCGTCCACAGCGTGGTCCTGGACTGCAGCGCCGTACTCTTCCTGGACACCGCCGGCGTCAACGCGCTCAAGGAGGTACGTAAGGATTACCAGGATGTCGGGGTCCGACTGCTGCTGGCCCGATGCAGCGCCTCGGTCCTGGACACGCTGGAGCGAGGAGGCTACAGCCCCCTGAACGCAGACCGAGAGGAGCCTGTGTTCTTCTCCATCGGAGACGCCGTCCGCTACGCCCAGAACGTCTGCAACGGCGGTGAAGATAAGTGTGACACATACTGTTAG